The Candidatus Cloacimonadota bacterium genomic sequence TATTTCAGCTAAATATTCTTTGAAAAGTTCGGGATAATTATCTTTGGCAAATTCTCCGATCACTCCGCCTTTTACTGCTGTGGAATCATCTTGAGAATAAGTTTTAGCTAATTCAGTAAAATCTTCACCGTCTTTCAGTTTCTGCAGAACATTCTGCATCAGAGTAATAGTTGCCTGAATATCTTCTTCGGTAGCTTCCACTTTTTTCAGGATATGTCGCACTCTGATTTCATCATCTTTCTTATCTTCCAGTTTTATGATATGATAGCCAAATTGTGTTTCCACAACTTCGCTGATTTCACCTGGCATCAAAGCAAAAGCAGCATCTTCAAACGGTTTCACCATAGCACCGCGGCCAAAATAACCCAGATCTCCGCCATTTGGAGCCGAACCGCAATCGCTGCATTCTTTGGCAACTTCGGCAAAATCTTCTCCGTCTATCAGACGTTCACGAGTTTTGTTTATTTCCAGGAGAGCTTTGTTTTTGGTTTCTTTGCTGGGTTCTATTGTACGCATAATCATGCCGACTTCAACCATTTCCGGTCTGGGTGGAATATCTGCTTTGTTCTCTTCGTAATATTCTTTTATCTCCACGTCTGTTATATGGATCTTATTTTTTATTTCGCTGTTGATTATCTGATCTTTCAGTCGTTGTTCTGTAAGCATATCGATATAATAATCTTTTAATTCCAGAACTGTAAGATTTGCCTTTTTAAGCTCCTGTTTAAATTCAAATTCACTTTTGAATTGAGAAGAAACCTGCTTTATCTGTTCTTCAGCCATAGCTTTGATCTCTTCTTTATCCACTTCATATTCTTCTTTTTTGGCCTGCTGAACGATCAATTTAGATTCGATCATATCGTTCAGAACATCAAATTTTGTAACTTCTTCATTCAGCATTCCAGCGGCTTCCAACTGCTGCATCCGCTTTAATAGATCGCTTTCCAGAATGATTTCTCTGCCAACTTTGGCGACAATTCTATCCAGAACTTCTGCCTGAAGAAAAATTGCCACAATTAGAATTCCGGTAATTAATAATATTTTTTTCATCTTGTCTCCTGAATTTATTTTATAATGAAATCGTGATCTCCGATTTTATTTTCAAGTCTTCGATCAGATTATCAAATGCTTCCTGTTTTTTCATTTCTATCAGTGTGGAACGGATTTCATCTTCCACTTCCACAAATGTTTTTTCTGTTTTTA encodes the following:
- a CDS encoding peptidylprolyl isomerase, translating into MKKILLITGILIVAIFLQAEVLDRIVAKVGREIILESDLLKRMQQLEAAGMLNEEVTKFDVLNDMIESKLIVQQAKKEEYEVDKEEIKAMAEEQIKQVSSQFKSEFEFKQELKKANLTVLELKDYYIDMLTEQRLKDQIINSEIKNKIHITDVEIKEYYEENKADIPPRPEMVEVGMIMRTIEPSKETKNKALLEINKTRERLIDGEDFAEVAKECSDCGSAPNGGDLGYFGRGAMVKPFEDAAFALMPGEISEVVETQFGYHIIKLEDKKDDEIRVRHILKKVEATEEDIQATITLMQNVLQKLKDGEDFTELAKTYSQDDSTAVKGGVIGEFAKDNYPELFKEYLAEIEVGKHTDLIREDTNLYIFAKLREIPERPYEYQEVYDQLRNLVTTQKEMELYKNWTNELVQNSYVEILMEN